A genome region from Pygocentrus nattereri isolate fPygNat1 chromosome 10, fPygNat1.pri, whole genome shotgun sequence includes the following:
- the LOC119264152 gene encoding early nodulin-75-like → MLGSVYTPPWQQGGSKSAGGGGLGRLWESDGKAVPPSGCPPTALRPLSDRPPATLEPPSDRPPATFEPPSGRPPASLRPPSSHPLAALQPPFDRSPTAFQPPSSRPPTALQPPFDRPPATLWPPSNGPSTALRPPSNHPRAALRPPSSHPSTALQPPSSCPPATLRPPSSHPRAALQPPFDRPPATLEPPSSHPSTTLQPPFDHPPATLQPPSSHPPAALRPPSSHPLAALQPPFDRSPNALRPPSDRPPATLDLPSGRPLVSF, encoded by the exons ATGCTCGGCTCTGTTTACACGCCGCCATGGCAACAGGGAGGGTCCAAAtcggcgggggggggggggctggggcGGCTGTGGGAGTCAGACGGGAAAGCTGTG CCACCCTCTGGCTGCCCTCCAACGGCCCTTCGACCGCTGTCTGACCGCCCTCCAGCCACCCTCGAGCCGCCCTCCGACCGCCCTCCAGCCACCTTCGAGCCGCCCTCCGGCCGCCCTCCAGCCAGCCTTCGACCGCCCTCCAGCCACCCTCTGGCCGCCCTCCAACCGCCCTTCGACCGCTCTCCGACCGCCTTCCAGCCACCCTCGAGCCGCCCTCCGACCGCCCTCCAGCCTCCCTTCGACCGCCCTCCAGCCACCCTCTGGCCGCCCTCCAACGGCCCTTCGACTGCTCTCCGACCGCCCTCCAATCACCCTCGAGCCGCCCTCCGACCGCCCTCCAGCCACCCTTCGACCGCCCTCCAGCCACCCTCGAGCTGCCCTCCAGCCACCCTTCGACCACCCTCCAGCCACCCTCGAGCCGCCCTCCAGCCACCATTCGACCGCCCTCCAGCCACCCTCGAGCCGCCCTCCAGCCACCCTTCGACCACCCTCCAGCCACCCTTCGACCACCCTCCAGCCACCCTCCAGCCGCCCTCCAGCCACCCTCCAGCTGCCCTCCGGCCTCCCTCGAGCCACCCTCTTGCCGCCCTCCAACCGCCCTTCGACCGCTCTCCAAACGCTCTCCGACCGCCCTCCGACCGCCCTCCAGCCACCCTCGATCTGCCCTCCGGCCGCCCTCTGGTTTCATTCTGA